A DNA window from Janibacter sp. A1S7 contains the following coding sequences:
- the glp gene encoding gephyrin-like molybdotransferase Glp — protein sequence MTTTRRTLLTVEEYLDELLGDLLDGAGAIPGTQDVPLAQALGRVLAQPVHAVGDVPAFANSGMDGYAVRHDDLGDPPVRLQVVADVAAGSGEDPRLEPGQCVRIMTGAPVPGCADTIVPVELTDAGTELVTITEAPERGRHVRGAGEDVSAGDVIADAGTTVTGRVLGSIAAAGTGTVTVRRRPVVAVAATGDELVAPGGSLQRGQIFESNGTHLAATLTELGAEVSSAVVLADDTDGFTRGLDALTDGADLVLLTGGVSVGAFDVSRIVLERSAGGTFRHVRMQPGKPQGWARWNGVPVLAFPGNPVSTAISFEVFGRPVLDRLLGRRRPDGPTTAVAATGWHSPAGRRQFVPVELTSDETGRLLATPTHRRGSASHMVTSLAGAHAMAIVPEDTDEVTAGDLVQIRSL from the coding sequence ATGACCACCACCCGACGCACCCTGCTCACGGTCGAGGAGTACCTCGACGAGCTGCTGGGCGACCTGCTCGACGGAGCGGGAGCGATCCCCGGGACGCAGGACGTCCCGCTGGCGCAGGCCCTCGGCCGGGTCCTCGCTCAGCCGGTGCATGCCGTCGGCGACGTGCCCGCCTTCGCCAACTCCGGAATGGACGGCTACGCCGTTCGACACGACGACCTGGGCGATCCACCGGTGCGCCTGCAGGTCGTCGCGGACGTCGCCGCCGGCTCCGGGGAGGACCCCCGACTCGAGCCCGGTCAGTGCGTGCGCATCATGACCGGAGCTCCCGTCCCCGGCTGCGCGGACACGATCGTTCCCGTCGAGCTCACCGACGCCGGGACCGAGCTCGTGACGATCACCGAGGCACCCGAGCGAGGGCGCCACGTACGCGGCGCCGGTGAGGACGTCAGTGCCGGCGATGTCATCGCCGACGCGGGGACCACCGTCACCGGTCGCGTCCTGGGCAGCATCGCCGCCGCTGGGACCGGGACGGTCACGGTGCGCCGGCGACCGGTGGTCGCCGTCGCGGCGACGGGGGACGAGCTGGTCGCCCCGGGTGGGAGCCTGCAACGGGGACAGATCTTCGAGTCGAACGGTACCCACCTCGCGGCCACCCTCACCGAGCTCGGTGCCGAGGTCAGCAGCGCGGTGGTGCTCGCCGACGACACCGACGGCTTCACCAGGGGTCTCGACGCGCTCACCGACGGAGCCGATCTCGTCCTGCTCACCGGCGGGGTCAGCGTCGGGGCCTTCGACGTCTCGCGCATCGTGCTGGAGCGCTCCGCCGGGGGCACCTTCCGGCACGTGCGCATGCAGCCGGGCAAGCCACAGGGGTGGGCCCGGTGGAACGGCGTGCCGGTCCTCGCCTTCCCCGGCAACCCCGTGAGCACCGCGATCTCCTTCGAGGTCTTCGGCCGGCCCGTCCTCGACCGGCTGCTGGGGCGACGTCGACCTGATGGTCCGACCACCGCCGTCGCCGCCACCGGATGGCACTCGCCCGCCGGCCGGCGCCAGTTCGTCCCGGTGGAGCTGACCAGCGACGAGACCGGACGCCTGCTCGCGACGCCGACCCATCGGCGCGGCTCCGCCTCGCACATGGTCACCTCCCTCGCCGGTGCCCACGCCATGGCGATCGTGCCCGAGGACACCGACGAGGTCACCGCCGGCGACCTCGTCCAGATCAGGAGCCTGTAG
- the narI gene encoding respiratory nitrate reductase subunit gamma, translated as MTDFLWVIVPYLCLATFVIGHVWRWRYDQFGWTTRSSQLYESKLLRIGSPLFHFGMLGVLAGHIIGLVIPKMWTDFLGISDSAYHVLALAGGIPAGVAALVGLGILVYRRRMTGPVFSATTVNDKVMYVFLGAVIIFGMWNTIAGSLLEFGGHYNYREGVSPWWRSIFLFQPEPQLMAQAPWGFKAHAMSAMILFALWPFTRLVHVFSAPLGYLTRPYIVYRSRDRVRSDEAGLSGPQRGWDHPELQKRK; from the coding sequence TTGACTGACTTCCTCTGGGTCATCGTTCCCTACCTCTGTCTGGCGACCTTCGTCATCGGGCACGTCTGGCGCTGGCGCTACGACCAGTTCGGGTGGACCACCCGCTCGTCGCAGCTGTACGAGAGCAAGCTCCTGCGCATCGGCAGCCCGCTCTTCCACTTCGGCATGCTCGGGGTCCTCGCCGGGCACATCATCGGTCTGGTCATCCCGAAGATGTGGACCGACTTCCTGGGCATCAGCGACAGCGCGTACCACGTGCTGGCCCTCGCGGGCGGCATCCCGGCCGGTGTCGCCGCCCTCGTCGGGCTGGGCATCCTCGTCTACCGTCGGCGCATGACCGGTCCGGTCTTCTCCGCGACGACGGTCAACGACAAGGTGATGTACGTCTTCCTCGGCGCAGTCATCATCTTCGGGATGTGGAACACGATTGCCGGGTCGCTGCTGGAATTCGGCGGTCACTACAACTACCGCGAGGGTGTCTCCCCGTGGTGGCGCAGCATCTTCCTCTTCCAGCCGGAGCCACAGCTGATGGCTCAGGCGCCGTGGGGCTTCAAGGCGCACGCCATGAGCGCGATGATCCTCTTCGCGCTGTGGCCCTTCACCCGCCTCGTGCACGTCTTCAGTGCGCCGCTCGGCTACCTCACCCGGCCCTACATCGTCTACCGCAGCCGTGACCGCGTCCGCAGCGACGAGGCCGGGCTCAGCGGACCACAGCGCGGCTGGGACCACCCGGAGCTGCAGAAGCGCAAGTGA
- the mobA gene encoding molybdenum cofactor guanylyltransferase, which translates to MSTVDPFDAVVLAGGAARRLGGVSKADVELGGRRLVDTVLVAVSDAREIVVVGDVEVPDGVHRTVEDPPLGGPVAGVAAGLDVLATTSPTADWTVLLACDLADPLPALGRLIAAWAHAQRTAAIDTDEHDGWCLADSTGRPQWLFGIHRTASLQRALARFDSPRDRSMRSLFAESTLVTVPAGDEDVADIDTWTDHARWVEHMEGR; encoded by the coding sequence GTGAGTACCGTGGATCCCTTCGATGCCGTGGTGCTCGCCGGCGGCGCCGCACGACGCCTCGGCGGTGTGAGCAAAGCCGATGTCGAGCTCGGCGGACGCCGACTCGTCGACACAGTCCTCGTCGCCGTCTCGGACGCCCGCGAGATCGTCGTCGTCGGCGACGTCGAGGTCCCCGACGGGGTGCACCGCACGGTCGAGGACCCGCCCCTCGGCGGACCGGTCGCCGGTGTCGCCGCAGGGCTGGACGTCCTGGCCACGACCAGCCCGACGGCCGACTGGACCGTACTGCTCGCCTGCGACCTCGCCGACCCGCTACCGGCACTCGGCCGCCTCATCGCCGCCTGGGCCCACGCCCAGCGCACGGCTGCCATCGACACCGACGAGCACGACGGCTGGTGCCTCGCCGACTCGACAGGACGCCCCCAGTGGCTCTTCGGCATCCACCGCACCGCCTCCCTGCAGCGGGCCCTCGCCCGCTTCGACAGTCCGCGCGACCGGTCGATGCGCAGCCTGTTCGCCGAGTCCACCCTCGTGACCGTCCCCGCCGGCGACGAGGACGTGGCCGACATCGACACCTGGACCGACCACGCCCGCTGGGTCGAGCACATGGAGGGGCGATGA
- the narH gene encoding nitrate reductase subunit beta encodes MRVMAQMSMVMNLDKCIGCHTCSVTCKQAWTNRAGMEYVWFNNVETRPGLGYPRGYQDQEEWKGGWVRSPNGRLKLRAGGRINKLLNIFSNPKMPSISDYYEPWTYDYETVLNAPAQKNFPVSRAYSLISGKPMNIEWSANWDDDLAGSAEHAAKDPMLKGIEDKVTFEFDQTFMFYLPRICEHCLNPSCAASCPSGAIYKREEDGIVLVDQHKCRGWRMCVTGCPYKKVYFNHKTGKAEKCTFCYPRIEVGIPTVCAETCVGRLRYIGLMLYDADAVLDAASVEDDHDLYEAQRSVFLDPYDPEVQREAEKAGIPGDWVEAAKKSPVRRLIMDYKVALPLHPEYRTMPMVWYIPPLSPVVDVIKDTGYDGEDHDNLFAAIDTLRIPVEYLANLFTAGDVEPVDRILRTLGAMRSYMRDINLGRDPQAHIAESVGMEEEDMYDMYRLLALAKYDERYVIPTAHGEQAHSLEELATDCAVSGYDTQPDEGSGPFGEGSGTGSLTPVAVDNFHMLQNRQTSDELVGGGDKSGRVNLLNWDGKGTPEGLFPDKHASQTAGDPR; translated from the coding sequence ATGCGCGTCATGGCCCAGATGTCGATGGTGATGAACCTCGACAAGTGCATCGGCTGCCACACCTGCTCGGTCACCTGCAAGCAGGCATGGACCAACCGGGCAGGCATGGAGTACGTCTGGTTCAACAACGTCGAGACCCGGCCGGGCCTGGGGTACCCGCGCGGGTACCAGGACCAGGAGGAGTGGAAGGGAGGCTGGGTCCGCTCCCCCAACGGACGCCTCAAGCTGCGAGCCGGTGGTCGGATCAACAAGCTGCTCAACATCTTCTCCAACCCGAAGATGCCCAGCATCAGCGACTACTACGAGCCGTGGACCTACGACTACGAGACGGTACTCAACGCGCCGGCCCAGAAGAACTTCCCGGTCTCCCGGGCGTACTCGTTGATCTCGGGCAAGCCGATGAACATCGAGTGGTCGGCCAACTGGGACGACGACCTCGCCGGCAGTGCGGAGCACGCCGCCAAGGACCCGATGCTCAAGGGCATCGAGGACAAGGTCACGTTCGAGTTCGACCAGACCTTCATGTTCTACCTGCCGCGGATCTGCGAGCACTGCCTCAACCCCAGCTGCGCGGCCTCCTGCCCCTCCGGCGCGATCTACAAGCGCGAGGAGGACGGCATCGTCCTGGTCGACCAGCACAAGTGCCGCGGCTGGCGCATGTGCGTCACCGGATGCCCGTACAAGAAGGTCTACTTCAACCACAAGACGGGCAAGGCGGAGAAGTGCACCTTCTGCTACCCCCGCATCGAGGTGGGTATCCCGACCGTCTGTGCCGAGACCTGCGTCGGGCGACTGCGCTACATCGGCCTGATGCTCTACGACGCCGACGCGGTGCTGGACGCGGCGTCGGTGGAGGACGACCACGATCTCTACGAGGCGCAGCGCTCGGTCTTCCTCGACCCCTACGACCCCGAGGTCCAGCGCGAGGCCGAGAAGGCCGGCATCCCCGGTGACTGGGTCGAGGCCGCGAAGAAGTCCCCGGTGCGCCGGTTGATCATGGACTACAAGGTCGCCCTCCCCCTCCACCCTGAGTACCGCACGATGCCGATGGTCTGGTACATCCCGCCGCTGTCCCCGGTCGTCGACGTCATCAAGGACACCGGGTACGACGGAGAGGATCACGACAACCTCTTTGCCGCGATCGACACCCTGCGCATCCCGGTCGAGTACCTGGCCAACCTCTTCACCGCCGGTGACGTCGAGCCCGTCGACCGGATCCTGCGCACGCTCGGCGCGATGCGCTCGTACATGCGTGACATCAACCTCGGCCGCGATCCCCAGGCGCACATCGCCGAGTCGGTCGGCATGGAGGAGGAGGACATGTACGACATGTACCGCCTGCTCGCGCTGGCCAAGTACGACGAGCGGTACGTCATCCCCACCGCTCACGGCGAGCAGGCCCACTCCCTCGAGGAGCTGGCCACCGACTGCGCCGTCTCGGGCTACGACACCCAGCCGGACGAGGGCTCGGGCCCCTTCGGCGAGGGGTCGGGCACGGGGTCGCTGACGCCCGTCGCGGTGGACAACTTCCACATGCTGCAGAACCGTCAGACCTCCGACGAGCTGGTCGGAGGCGGAGACAAGTCCGGCCGGGTCAACCTGCTCAACTGGGATGGCAAGGGCACCCCGGAGGGACTCTTCCCGGACAAGCACGCGTCGCAGACCGCGGGTGATCCCCGATGA
- a CDS encoding nitrate reductase subunit alpha codes for MTTTPRPASKLPRSAGLDGSLSSALVGTRRFFTKAGISEDQRSMFVEGGREGDVFYRDRWSHDKVVRSTHGVNCTGSCSWKVYVKDGIITWEAQQTDYPTTGADRPEYEPRGCPRGAAFSWYTYSPTRVRYPYVRGVLLDMYRKAKATYGDPVVAWGSIVQDEELARTYKAARGKGGLVRASWAEAVEMVAAAKVYTIKRWGPDRIAGFSPIPAMSQVSYASGARFHELIGAPMLSFYDWYADLPNASPQMFGDQTDVPESGDWWDAAYLIMWGSNVPLTRTPDAHWMIEARYRGQKVIAVSPDYAENVKFADEWVAAAPGTDGALAMALAHVVLKEYFVDRQVDFFTEYNQTFTDLPYLISLERSEDGIAYRPGKFLVAGDLDHPAAASENAMWKPAVLDEVTDEVAIPRGSIGHRFGEEGVGQWNLDLGDIRPRLSLYGSDESVEVELPRFDNLDGRAVTERRGVPVRHIGGHLVTTVLDLMLAHYGVGRDGLPGTWPSGYTDTSVPATPAWGAELTGVPAEQIERLAREWAQSAIDTNGRGMIIMGAGVNHWYHADQAYRTMLVLSTITGCQGRNGGGWAHYVGQEKVRPLMGFQQMAFALDWVRPPRHMNQTAYWYVNTSQYRYDTFSAEEINGSTGAFDGRTTMDLLAQSARLGWAPSYPQFDRSSLTVADEAAAAGVPVGDYVASSLKDGSLQFAIEDPENPDNFPRVLSLWRSNLFGSSAKGNEYFLKHLLGTSNAVKATQAPQDLRPQEIAWPEELPEGKLDMLMTIDFRMTSSTLLSDVVLPAATWYEKHDLNTTDMHPYVNSFNPAIAPPWQSKTDWEAWKEIAKRFSEMAVDHLGTRTDVVAKPLWHDTPEAMSAVHGRVLDWKHGECEPVPGKTMPTIAAVERDFTAIHAKLTAIGPLLENVGMVTKGVKYDPTREIDELRRLNGEVRGGPTAGRPTLETDINVAEAILRLSGTTNGHLATEGFKDLEKRTGQLMHDLSAEHEGAHVTFADTQAGPAPVITSPEWSGSESGGRRYAPFTQNIERLKPFHTLTGRQQFYLDHDWMLAMGEGLPTYRPPLNMTRLFGERPIGDTHQAEGESVSVAVRYLTPHNKWSIHSEYQDNLFMLSLSRGGQAVWMSDQDAAKIGIRDNDWIEAVNRNGVVAARAIVSHRMPEGTVFMHHAQDRLIDVPLTETDQKRGGIHNSLTRILVKPSHIIGGYAQLSYFFNYIGPTGNNRDEVTMIRKRTAPVEY; via the coding sequence ATGACCACCACCCCACGACCCGCCTCGAAGCTCCCCCGCTCCGCGGGCCTGGACGGCTCGCTCTCGTCCGCGCTCGTCGGCACCCGCCGCTTCTTCACCAAGGCGGGCATCTCCGAGGACCAGCGCTCGATGTTCGTCGAGGGTGGCCGCGAGGGTGATGTCTTCTACCGCGACCGGTGGAGCCACGACAAGGTGGTGCGCAGCACCCACGGCGTCAACTGCACCGGCTCCTGCTCCTGGAAGGTCTACGTCAAGGACGGGATCATCACCTGGGAGGCGCAGCAGACGGACTACCCGACCACGGGTGCCGACCGCCCGGAGTACGAGCCCCGCGGCTGCCCGCGTGGCGCGGCCTTCTCCTGGTACACCTACTCCCCCACCCGGGTGCGCTACCCGTACGTGCGCGGGGTGCTGCTCGACATGTACCGCAAGGCCAAGGCGACCTACGGCGACCCGGTCGTCGCATGGGGCTCGATCGTCCAGGACGAGGAGCTCGCGCGGACCTACAAGGCCGCCCGCGGCAAGGGCGGCCTCGTGCGTGCGTCGTGGGCGGAGGCCGTCGAGATGGTCGCCGCTGCGAAGGTCTACACGATCAAGCGCTGGGGACCGGACCGCATCGCCGGCTTCTCCCCCATCCCCGCGATGTCGCAGGTCAGCTACGCGTCCGGCGCCCGCTTCCACGAGCTCATCGGAGCCCCGATGCTCTCCTTCTACGACTGGTACGCCGACCTGCCCAATGCCTCGCCGCAGATGTTCGGCGACCAGACCGACGTGCCCGAGTCCGGTGACTGGTGGGACGCGGCGTACCTGATCATGTGGGGATCCAACGTCCCGCTGACCCGCACGCCCGACGCCCACTGGATGATCGAGGCCCGCTACCGAGGACAGAAGGTCATCGCCGTCTCGCCCGACTACGCCGAGAACGTGAAGTTCGCCGACGAGTGGGTCGCGGCGGCTCCCGGCACCGACGGTGCGCTGGCGATGGCCCTGGCCCACGTCGTGCTCAAGGAGTACTTCGTCGACCGACAGGTCGACTTCTTCACCGAGTACAACCAGACCTTCACCGACCTGCCGTACCTCATCAGTCTCGAGCGGTCCGAGGACGGGATCGCCTATCGACCGGGCAAGTTCCTCGTGGCCGGCGACCTCGACCACCCGGCCGCCGCGAGCGAGAACGCCATGTGGAAGCCGGCGGTCCTGGACGAGGTCACCGACGAGGTCGCGATCCCGCGTGGCTCGATCGGCCACCGCTTCGGCGAGGAGGGCGTCGGTCAGTGGAACCTCGACCTCGGTGACATCCGTCCTCGCCTGAGCCTCTACGGGTCCGACGAGTCCGTCGAGGTCGAGCTGCCACGTTTCGACAACCTCGACGGCAGGGCGGTCACGGAGCGGCGCGGGGTGCCGGTGCGGCACATCGGCGGCCACCTGGTCACGACGGTCCTCGACCTCATGCTCGCCCACTACGGCGTCGGCCGCGACGGCCTGCCGGGGACGTGGCCGAGCGGCTACACCGACACCAGCGTGCCGGCCACCCCCGCATGGGGGGCCGAGCTGACCGGGGTGCCCGCCGAGCAGATCGAGCGCCTGGCCCGGGAGTGGGCGCAGAGCGCCATCGACACCAACGGGCGCGGCATGATCATCATGGGCGCCGGAGTGAACCACTGGTACCACGCGGACCAGGCCTACCGGACGATGCTCGTCCTCTCAACGATCACCGGCTGCCAGGGTCGCAACGGCGGCGGCTGGGCGCACTACGTCGGCCAGGAGAAGGTCCGACCGCTCATGGGCTTCCAGCAGATGGCCTTCGCCCTGGACTGGGTCCGCCCGCCGCGGCACATGAACCAGACCGCGTACTGGTACGTCAACACCAGCCAGTACCGCTACGACACCTTCTCCGCCGAGGAGATCAACGGCAGCACCGGGGCCTTCGACGGTCGCACGACGATGGACCTGCTCGCGCAGTCGGCCCGGCTGGGCTGGGCCCCGTCCTACCCGCAGTTCGACCGCAGCAGCCTCACCGTGGCCGACGAGGCGGCAGCCGCCGGCGTCCCCGTCGGTGACTACGTCGCCTCCTCCCTCAAGGACGGCAGCCTGCAGTTCGCGATCGAGGACCCGGAGAACCCGGACAACTTCCCGCGCGTGCTCTCGCTGTGGCGCTCCAACCTCTTCGGCTCCTCCGCGAAGGGCAACGAGTACTTCCTCAAGCACCTCCTCGGGACGAGCAACGCGGTCAAGGCGACGCAGGCCCCGCAGGACCTGCGCCCGCAGGAGATCGCCTGGCCGGAGGAGCTGCCCGAGGGCAAGCTCGACATGCTCATGACCATCGACTTCCGGATGACCAGCTCGACACTGTTGTCGGACGTCGTGCTGCCCGCGGCCACGTGGTATGAGAAGCACGACCTCAACACCACGGACATGCATCCCTACGTCAACTCGTTCAACCCCGCGATCGCGCCACCGTGGCAGTCCAAGACCGACTGGGAGGCGTGGAAGGAGATCGCCAAGCGCTTCTCCGAGATGGCCGTCGACCACCTCGGGACGCGGACGGACGTCGTCGCGAAGCCGCTGTGGCACGACACTCCCGAGGCCATGTCCGCGGTCCACGGCCGTGTCCTGGACTGGAAGCACGGCGAGTGCGAACCCGTCCCGGGCAAGACGATGCCGACCATCGCCGCCGTCGAGCGGGACTTCACCGCGATCCACGCCAAGCTGACCGCCATCGGGCCACTGCTCGAGAACGTGGGCATGGTCACCAAGGGCGTGAAGTACGACCCCACGCGTGAGATCGACGAGCTGCGGCGGCTCAACGGCGAGGTCCGGGGCGGGCCCACCGCGGGCCGACCGACGCTGGAGACCGACATCAACGTCGCCGAGGCGATCCTGCGCCTGTCGGGCACGACGAACGGGCACCTTGCGACGGAAGGTTTCAAGGACCTGGAGAAGCGCACCGGGCAGTTGATGCACGACCTGTCCGCCGAGCACGAAGGTGCCCACGTCACCTTCGCCGACACCCAGGCCGGCCCGGCTCCGGTGATCACCTCACCGGAGTGGTCGGGCAGCGAGTCGGGTGGCCGCAGGTACGCCCCCTTCACGCAGAACATCGAACGACTCAAGCCCTTCCACACCCTCACGGGGCGCCAGCAGTTCTACCTCGACCACGACTGGATGCTCGCGATGGGTGAGGGCCTGCCGACCTACCGTCCACCGCTGAACATGACCCGCCTCTTCGGCGAGCGTCCCATCGGCGACACCCACCAGGCCGAGGGTGAGTCGGTCTCGGTCGCGGTGCGCTACCTGACGCCGCACAACAAGTGGTCCATCCACAGCGAGTACCAGGACAACCTCTTCATGCTCAGCCTGAGCCGCGGTGGCCAGGCAGTGTGGATGTCCGACCAGGACGCGGCCAAGATCGGGATCAGGGACAACGACTGGATCGAGGCGGTCAACCGCAACGGTGTCGTCGCCGCGCGTGCCATCGTCAGCCACCGGATGCCCGAGGGCACGGTCTTCATGCACCACGCCCAGGACCGGCTCATCGACGTCCCCCTGACGGAGACCGATCAGAAGCGAGGCGGCATCCACAACAGCCTGACGCGCATCCTCGTCAAGCCGAGCCACATCATCGGCGGGTACGCACAGCTGTCCTACTTCTTCAACTACATCGGTCCGACCGGCAACAACCGCGACGAGGTCACGATGATCCGCAAGCGAACCGCGCCGGTCGAGTACTGA
- the moaC gene encoding cyclic pyranopterin monophosphate synthase MoaC: MDHPLTHLDHRGNARMVDVTDKTPTVRAATAAGRVVTSPETVALLRDGAVPKGDVLAVSRIAGIQAAKKTPELLPLAHVIGVHGAVVDLRVTDSGVEITATVRTADRTGVEMEALTSVTVAALSVIDMVKGRDRSAHITDVRLLEKTGGRSGTWRREDA; this comes from the coding sequence ATGGACCATCCGCTGACCCACCTCGACCACCGGGGCAATGCCCGGATGGTCGACGTCACCGACAAGACGCCCACCGTGCGCGCCGCCACCGCCGCCGGACGCGTGGTCACCTCCCCCGAGACCGTGGCCCTCCTGCGCGACGGAGCCGTGCCGAAGGGGGACGTGCTGGCGGTCTCGCGCATCGCCGGCATCCAGGCGGCGAAGAAGACCCCGGAGCTGCTCCCGCTCGCGCACGTCATCGGTGTGCACGGGGCGGTCGTCGACCTCCGGGTCACCGACAGCGGTGTCGAGATCACCGCGACGGTGCGCACCGCAGACCGCACCGGGGTCGAGATGGAGGCGCTCACGAGCGTCACCGTCGCCGCCCTCTCGGTCATCGACATGGTCAAGGGTCGTGACCGCAGCGCGCACATCACCGATGTCCGTCTGCTGGAGAAGACGGGCGGCCGCAGCGGCACCTGGCGGCGCGAGGACGCGTGA
- a CDS encoding DUF6457 domain-containing protein, whose amino-acid sequence MMTDLDAEEARWADWIEDACAAVGIEPESVDVPGIHVLTRQIAHGFERPMAPVGAYILGVAVGYLEAQGRPVDLESMRRAIAATIKDQPRKDGA is encoded by the coding sequence ATGATGACCGACCTGGACGCCGAGGAGGCTCGCTGGGCGGACTGGATCGAGGACGCCTGCGCGGCGGTGGGCATCGAGCCCGAGTCGGTCGACGTCCCCGGGATCCACGTCCTCACCCGACAGATCGCGCACGGGTTCGAACGGCCGATGGCCCCCGTGGGCGCCTACATCCTCGGGGTCGCGGTCGGGTACCTCGAGGCCCAGGGTCGACCCGTGGACCTCGAGTCGATGCGGCGGGCCATCGCCGCGACGATCAAGGACCAACCACGCAAGGACGGTGCATGA
- the narJ gene encoding nitrate reductase molybdenum cofactor assembly chaperone has product MMPWRRHRRSAPALGPQAQADAWQLISLLLDYPDERLDSLRPLLRETATGLPEHVGGPLLTFLDRLDTVPLQQVQSEYVDTFDVTRKCSLHLTFFLHGDTRKRGAALVQFKQAYRAAGVEMADEGSELPDHLSVILEFGASADPTSAWKLLNDHRVGIELLHRALTDRESPWRPVVVALRATLPALKGDDEQALARLIAEGPPQEEVGIDQSPYAMDPALDGASAAHPPTPQPSARADLGPTIPVGAPR; this is encoded by the coding sequence ATGATGCCCTGGCGACGGCACCGACGAAGCGCACCGGCCCTCGGCCCGCAGGCGCAGGCCGACGCCTGGCAGCTGATCTCCCTGCTGCTGGACTACCCCGACGAGCGGCTGGACTCCCTTCGCCCGCTCCTGCGGGAGACCGCAACAGGTCTGCCCGAGCACGTCGGCGGCCCACTGCTCACCTTCCTCGACCGCTTGGACACCGTCCCGCTGCAGCAGGTGCAGAGCGAGTACGTCGACACCTTCGACGTCACCCGCAAGTGCTCGCTGCACCTGACCTTCTTCCTGCACGGCGACACCCGCAAGCGGGGAGCGGCCCTCGTGCAGTTCAAGCAGGCCTACCGCGCTGCGGGGGTCGAGATGGCCGACGAAGGGAGCGAGCTGCCGGACCACCTGTCCGTGATCCTGGAGTTCGGGGCCAGCGCCGACCCGACCAGCGCCTGGAAGCTGCTCAACGACCACCGGGTCGGGATCGAACTGCTCCACCGTGCCCTCACCGACCGCGAGTCACCGTGGCGTCCGGTCGTCGTCGCGCTGCGGGCGACGCTCCCGGCGCTCAAGGGCGACGACGAGCAGGCCCTGGCCCGTCTCATCGCCGAGGGCCCGCCACAGGAGGAGGTCGGCATCGACCAGTCCCCCTACGCCATGGACCCCGCGCTCGACGGGGCGAGCGCCGCCCACCCTCCCACTCCCCAGCCGTCCGCCCGGGCCGACCTCGGCCCGACCATCCCCGTAGGAGCCCCCCGTTGA
- a CDS encoding ThiF family adenylyltransferase gives MTLSALVDPGPALTSEQVSRYSRHLLMPTIGELGQRRLLASRVAVVGAGGLGSPSLLYLAGAGIGSITVIDDDLVDETNLQRQVIHASADVGRAKVDSALERVRALNPDVEVTGVRDHLGAANAAHILADHDLVLDGSDNFDTRYAVADACAELGVPLVWAAVYRTEAHLTVFWPSAPEGVAAPGLRDLFPQPPAPGTVPACGDAGVVGPLVGQVGSMMATEAIKLITGVGRSLLGRVLFIDVLAATQREIPLAARTGRTHAPPRPPRPAGPTPVAAPDGGVTPFVSPTDLASRLEGADAPFVLDVRDAHELADGVVPGAAHIPVSTLTADADSSAAVPTDRDVVLVCRAGPRAELAATALRARGYERLFVLEGGMLAWSTPVPHEVETR, from the coding sequence ATGACCCTGTCAGCCCTCGTCGACCCGGGTCCGGCGCTGACCAGCGAGCAGGTCAGCCGGTACTCGCGTCACCTGCTCATGCCGACCATCGGCGAGCTCGGACAACGCCGCCTGCTGGCGTCCCGGGTCGCCGTGGTCGGCGCCGGCGGGCTGGGCTCGCCGTCGCTGCTCTACCTCGCCGGCGCAGGCATCGGCTCGATCACCGTCATCGACGACGACCTCGTCGACGAGACGAACCTGCAGCGTCAGGTCATCCACGCGTCCGCGGACGTCGGGCGCGCGAAGGTCGACAGCGCGCTGGAGCGGGTGCGGGCGCTCAACCCGGACGTCGAGGTCACCGGCGTGCGCGACCACCTGGGTGCCGCCAATGCGGCACACATCCTGGCCGACCACGACCTCGTCCTGGACGGCAGCGACAACTTCGACACCCGGTACGCCGTGGCCGACGCCTGCGCCGAGCTCGGGGTCCCCCTGGTGTGGGCGGCGGTCTACCGGACCGAGGCGCACCTGACGGTCTTCTGGCCGAGTGCGCCCGAGGGCGTCGCGGCCCCCGGTCTGCGCGACCTGTTCCCGCAGCCACCCGCGCCGGGCACGGTCCCCGCCTGCGGCGACGCGGGAGTCGTCGGCCCCCTCGTCGGGCAGGTCGGCTCGATGATGGCGACCGAGGCGATCAAGCTGATCACCGGCGTCGGCCGATCGCTGCTCGGTCGGGTGCTCTTCATCGACGTCCTCGCCGCGACCCAGCGGGAGATCCCCCTGGCCGCGCGTACCGGGCGCACGCACGCGCCACCCCGGCCCCCCCGACCTGCGGGGCCGACTCCGGTGGCAGCGCCGGATGGTGGCGTCACCCCCTTCGTCTCCCCCACGGACCTGGCGAGCCGACTTGAGGGAGCCGATGCTCCCTTCGTCCTCGACGTACGGGACGCCCACGAGCTGGCCGACGGGGTCGTCCCGGGCGCCGCGCACATCCCCGTCTCGACGCTCACGGCCGATGCTGACTCGAGCGCGGCCGTCCCGACCGACCGGGACGTCGTGCTCGTGTGCCGCGCCGGTCCACGCGCCGAGCTGGCCGCCACCGCCCTGCGCGCCCGTGGCTACGAGCGGCTCTTCGTCCTCGAGGGCGGGATGCTCGCCTGGTCCACGCCCGTCCCCCACGAGGTGGAGACGCGATGA